In Aquila chrysaetos chrysaetos chromosome 2, bAquChr1.4, whole genome shotgun sequence, the following are encoded in one genomic region:
- the PIGH gene encoding phosphatidylinositol N-acetylglucosaminyltransferase subunit H, with amino-acid sequence MGERRYRSASGAPVALRRRQHSASCRELAVRCPRLQLRSLSAVTSAVWLAAYGLFVLSENSMVLSAAIFITLFGLIIYLHFVKVDQESLLVIGSLGIQVTSSYASGRESTTFIEMGQVKDVVINEAIHMQKVIYYLCILLQDPGDPQGVSEVVPLFQSSKPRLDCLIEVYKSCQEILEQRKTAPQSSGIK; translated from the exons ATGGGGGAGCGGCGGTACCGCTCGGCCTCGGGGGCGCCCGTCGCGCTGCGGCGCCGCCAGCACAGCGCCTCCTGCCGGGAGCTGGCGGTGCGCTGCCCCCGCCTGCAGCTCCGCTCGCTCAGCGCCGTCACCTCCGCCGTCTGGCTGGCGGCCTACGGGCTCTTCGTGCTCAGCGAG AATAGTATGGTGCTTTCTGCTGCTATCTTCATCACGCTGTTTGGCCTGATCATATACCTGCACTTTGTGAAAGTTGACCAGGAATCCCTGTTGGTCATCGGCTCACTCGGCATTCAGGTGACCTCATCCTATGCTTCAGGGAGAGAGAGCACAACCTTCATTGAGATGGGTCAAGTGAAGGATGTGGTTATCAATGAAGCCATCCATATG CAAAAAGTTATCTACTACCTGTGCATCCTCCTCCAGGACCCTGGAGATCCTCAGGGAGTATCTGAGGTTGTGCCACTCTTTCAG AGCTCCAAGCCACGCCTGGACTGCTTAATAGAAGTGTACAAAAGTTGTCAAGAAAtcctggagcagaggaagacagCTCCACAATCAAGTggaataaaatag